The Nostoc sp. 'Peltigera membranacea cyanobiont' N6 genome contains the following window.
TAAATATCTGGGGCAAAAAGTATAACAAATTAACGAAATTCGGAAAAATACTTGATTTCTGAAGTAATTTTTCTGATGACACTTTATTTGTATCAGCAGAAGAAGCTTGAGGTGACTAAAGGGTAGCGAGAAGCTATCCTCCAGAAACGCCGTCAGTGTAGCCCATCGTAGATATCGACAAGGCATGATATTTTTCGTGTAGTATTTATTGATACTATTTATTTTTGTCAATGAGAAACAAACTAGCACAGAAAAATTTTTAGTTCCAGATTATCAAAACAGTAAATTAAATGTAACAACGGACACAGAAATGTCAACATATTTATCTCAAGTCTGGCAACTGCTGAGAAATTATGTGAGGGATATAAGTTTACAAGAGATGCCAAAGAAGACATCTGTGGAAACTGAAGTAGTTTTACCTCTAGAAAAAAGTATTAAAGAACCAGACAAAAGCGTTAAATTTACTCAAGATAATTTGCAGGAAGATTTATGGTCTCAAAGACTGCAAGAAAGTTTAGAAAAATGGACAATACTAAGGAGCGATTTGACTTCTAAGATAGGCGATCGCATATCGGACACCGTACCATCGGATTTTTGCTTGAGAGGGGGCATAAGCGTATTCCATTGTAGACATCGCCAGATGCATGAAGAGATTTATGATTTACTGGGCAATGGAGCGCTGAAACCAGAAATAGTCAATCAAATAATCCAATTTATTGTGGCTAATCAAAAAATTAGTCCAGAAATACTTTTCTGGCGGCTAGAAGATTTTTATCGTCGCTGGTGTCAGGGAGAATTTATCGATGGGACACCAGATGATAACCTACCTCAGAAGACAAGAGCAAAACTAGCGGCACAAAATATTGCGATCGGGTTGAGACAGGTAGACATATATACAGGGCTGAACGTACTGATTTTATTGTTAGAGTTACACCGCTATGCCCAAGGGCAAGATGAACTCAAACAAAAAATCACCTTCTATCCATCCGCTCAACCCGATACAGACAATTTTTTCACATCCCAACTGCTACGGGTCATAAACTATAGTGATGCCCTAGAAATTGGCAATTTTAGCAGTATAGTCGGGCAATTTCTCAAAGGCGGTAACTTTCGCAGTGCTTACTTGGGCGATGCCAACCTCACCGGGGCAGACTTTAGCGGTGCTGACCTTAGCCTTGCTTATCTCGGTGATGCCAACTTAACTGGGGTCAATTTCATAGGTGCCAACCTTAGCGGTGCCAACCTCGGTGATGCCAACCTCAGTGGTGCCAACCTCAGTGGTGCTAACCTCAGTGGTGCCGACCTAAGTAGCACTAACCTTAGTGGTGCTAACCTAAGCTGTGCCAACCTTAGCCGCGCCGACCTCAACCGTGCCGACCTTAGCAGCACCAACCTCAGCCATGCTGACCTCAGCCGCGCCGACCTCAACCGCGCTGACCTCAGCAGCACTAACCTTAGCCATGCTGACCTCAGTAATGCCATCCTTTTCGGTGCGAATCTCAGCGAAGCCAACCTCAGCAGTGTCAACCTTAACCATGCTGATCTCTGCCGCGCTGACCTCAGTGGCGCTGATTTGAGTCACGCTATCCTCAACGGTACTAACCTCAGTGACACAATTCTTTTCAGTACCAACCTTAGTAATGCCATCCTCATCGCTGCCGATCTCAGCTATGCCAAACTTAACGGTGCTAAACTTAACAACGCCAGACTTAACGGCGCAATGTTCTTAGGTGCAGACCTCAGTGGCGTAGACCTGAGTCGGGTAACTCTCAACGAAGCCGACCTCAGTGGGGTTATTCTCAGCGAAGCCGACCTCAGTGGTGCAGACCTCACCGACGCTATCCTTTTCGGTACAGACTTCAGCTATGCCAACCTTAACAGTGCTAACCTCAGTGGTAGTAATCTCAGTGGTGCCATCCTCAATGGTGCGAATCTCAGCAACAGCAACCTCAACTATGCCATTCTTGGTGGTGCAGACCTCAGCGATGCCAATATGGAAAAAATGACATGGGGTAAAAAGCAGCAATGGGAAGGTGTGCGCGGGTTAGAGACAGCTGTTAATGTGCCGGAGGCATTGAAAGAAGAACTAGGATTGAATTGAGAGAATGTGGAGGTATCTTTATTCTGACTCTTTGTATCTTAATCTGCGGGCTTATGCAAATTAGTACTTGGCTTCTTAAGCACTGAGTAATCAGCACTCATCATCTGGTTTGCGTGATTTACTTACACCAATTTTAAATTAACAGTGTAGCATGAGTGTCCAGTTGAACAAGTGTCCAGTTGATTCCAAGATTTTCTTCAAGTATTATTATGTAATGGCTATAATCCAAACGAGTTTCTTTTGTTGTCTAACAAACGATCGCTCTGGCAAGCCACAAAAGCGTCTTTGCCATCAATCTAATTAAATTTTAAGATAATTGCCAATGTAATACACCTTGATTATTAAAGTTAATACCAATTCACTAAATTACAGTTAAAAATGATTCTGCTTTATTTCCTACCCATTCCCCTCTGCTATCCATAAGTCTTTGGAGCGCTTCCCAGTACTTATGCTTTTCAACAACATCTACTTAAAACAGGAAACACTACTAGAAATAAGCTAGTCTATTTTCCAACACAAGCAAGGGATTTTTGTAGCTCTATGATTATTGATAATAGCGCTAGTAGTTCAAACCAGAAGTTACTCGGTTTTGATATCAAAAGTTTGACAGCCAATCGCCGTTCAATAAATGTATTAAAGGGAATATTTGCTGTTCTCCCGATCGCCTTGGCATTGCCTGTAGATGCTTTACAAGTAAAGGTGACTCCAACTAATCCTAAATTAGGGGATACACTCTCAGTAGAGATTAATCTAGATAATCCAGAGAATGCGACAAATCCGACAGTAGCGAATGGCAATAATACATACCCAGCCTTTAAAATTGCCCCCAATCAGTACCGGGCTTTAGTTCCCACTACTCCGCTAGAAAAATCTGGAACTAGAACACTTCGGGTTGCGGGAGAGGGTCAAGTACAAAACTTGGCAGTGAATGTGCTTAATCGCCAGTTCCCCGTACAACGCATTACTTTGCCACCTGGCAAAGCCGGAGTGGATGCTACAACTTATGAACTTAAGCGTGTGGCAGCTTTCAAGGCACTACAAACACCAGAAAAATATTGGAATGGAGTATTTCTGAAGCCAAATGCAGGGCGGATGAGTACAAACTATGGTGTACGTCGCTACTATAATGGTACATTTGCAAAGGACTACTATCATCGTGGCCTTGACTACGCTGGTGCTGCCGGTTCAGCCGTAATTGCCCCAGCCCCTGGACGAGTTGCTTTGGTGGGTAGGGTATCCCAAGGGTTTCGGATACACGGTAACGTAGTTGGCATTGACCACGGTCAAGGAGTAACCAGTATTTTCATGCACCTGAGTCGGATTAACGTTAAAGAAGGTGATTTTGTGAAAGCTGGTCAACTGATTGGCGCAGTCGGTTCAACAGGTGCTGCGACGGGGCCACATTTACACTGGGGTCTGTATGTCAACGGACAATCTGTCGATCCAACACCTTGGCGAACTAAGGTTGTTAATTAGTAGAGGCGGAATCGATCTCGTCTGTGCGTAATTTGTGTTTTTTTGCTGATAATTAGGCAAAATAAATTGGATTGATACCGTCCCTACCTTGCTTGACCAACATAAATGATGATAAGCGTTATGAGTATCGAAAAAATTGTAGAACAAGCTCTCCAGGATGGTTATTTGACACCAGCAATGGAAGCAGAAGTTGGTAGAATCTGTGACAACGCCTCGGAACTCTCAATTGAAGAGTATATGGCGCTGGATCGGCTTATGGGAGCGCTATTGACTGGTGAGGTAGTGGCGGTACCTCGTAAACAATTTATTAACGTTATGGAAGAATTGGTACTGACAGAAGCGATCGCGCGAGTTGCAGAAATTGAAGCCACCAGCGAAAGTTCTCTAGATGTCGGCGATATTGCTGCTTACGCCCTCAATCGGCTACCACCTTTGTATGCTACTACAGAAGAAGGTGCTAGCTTTCAGCGCCAAACTGCCCTGGCACAACTACAAGACTTAATTTCTCAGCAAGTAAGCGAGGCGATTAACCGTTATCTGGATCGACCCAATTTCTTCCCCGAACGGCAAGCTTTAGGCAAAAACACTGGCAATGAGGTTGTACGCCAAGTTAGTGCCTTACTCCAAACATACGCACCTAATTTTGAGCAAAAATTATAATTTTAATGGTCATTGGTCATTAGTCATTTGTCTTAGACCAATTACTAATGACTAATGACTCTTAATTACGTACTAACACTGTTGTCCCTATACTGACTTGCTCATACAACATTCGGACATCAGAATTACGCATTCTTAAGCAGCCGTGGGATACAGCCGTTCCTACCAGGTCAATATCCGGTGTACCATGAAAGCCAATTTCATTCCGTCCATCTGACCAGAAACCAATCCATCTGTCTCCCAAGGGGCTATCCGTACCAGCCTGAAAGACCTTGCCCGTGATCGGGTGACGCCAGATTGGATAATGTCGCATGTGGATCACCTGAAAAGAACCTGTGGGCGTTTCCCAACCTTTCTTACCTACAGCGATTGGGTAGCTGGCTATCACTTCATCTCCTGCGTATACATAAGTGCGGCGATCGCTTAAATCAACTACCACTTGCGTCGTGGCATTTGCTACGCTGTCAGATGGTATTTGTTGGGCTGAAGCCTGAGACCATAGACCTTTTGGCCAGCTATCCGCTACCGGATTTTGTCTTTCTGCTTGTGCCACAAGCTTTGTCTGAGTTGGTAGTTCAGTTGTAGCTACTACATTCTTCTTAATGATTTGAGGCTGAGTTTGAGGCTTAATAACAGAAGACCTGAGTGTAGGTGTCCTCCGAACTATTCTGCGTCTATCAGCTACTTTCACTACATTTTTCTTAATTATTTTCGACTTAGTTCCAGGCTTAATAGCAGAGGACTTTGGTTTAACGGCCCTCTGGACAGTTGAGCCTTGGGCAACTTCACTAGGTGGCACAGATGCACCCAGCGCAAGTTCCCCTAAACTAACTTGTGACAGATTCTTGTAGACTCCCTCTGAGCGGCTTCCCTTAGGATTGGTTAGGGTAGAATCTCGCCGCATCGAAGTAGATGCAGACTTCTCAGACTGCCGTACCGCCGTAGTAATGCGCCAATGGACAGCTAAAGATAAAAATGCTGTGCCAAAACAAAGCAACATTACCATCCGCCCTACAGATTCGTTTCTTACCATTGCCATCGCCTATTATTTATCCCTGACATATCCAGCCGACCAATTGGATGGGTTCATCATCCGATTATCAAAAATTTATCAATACTTATCATTTCCGCTATAAATCTGCCAACACCTTTGGGCAAACTAAGACTATAGAAATTGCCCAAGCAGCAAAACTCCAAGGGGGTTGTAAGCCTTTACTCCGACTTTCTGCTGGAACTTTTGCAATATAGCAATCAATGATTAGTGGTGTAGGTGGGAGAAAAACCATGTTTGAAAAACTATTTTTAGCAGTCACAATTACATTTTCCCTTAATTTATTTTTTCAAGTTCGCGTACCAGAGCAACATAACACTGGTGCTATCTACGGGTCACAACTAGAACAATCGGCAACTATTGTGGTGATAAAATCAAAGAAATAAATCACCATTATAATAACCGCAGCAACCCAACTCCCAGCAATTATTACCTGAATTTAAAAGGTATCAAGAAGTTAGAATTACAAAATTTTTCTCTTCATCCTTAATAACCAGATTTAATTATTTTAATCAAGCGTATATACCCAGTTGCTAAAAGTACTGAAATGTGCATGATGCTGCCCCTTTGTTAGCTGATAAGTCTTGGGCAACTATGCCAGCAGTATAAGGAAAAAGTGGCTCACTTTATTGCTATAAATGTATCCAAAATTGTCTGCCTCCGTGTTCCAGTAATAAATCCGTCACCTTAGTATGGAACTTCTATCCCATTAGCATGTCTAATAGATAGGGATGATTTAGAGCCAGTACGATCTATGAGTCAGTCGATTACTGTATCCTGGTCAACGGTTGATGCAAAGTGTCCAGAAGCATCAGTGCAAGTTGACAAACTCCCTAACCACGATTTAATTTTGCGCTGTCAAGTGGGACTGCGACCAGATCGTGTTGCGTTTTCAGAGCTACTACGCCGCTATCAAAGTCAAGTTGATAGAGTTCTATACCACCTAGCTCCAGATTGGGCTGACAGAGCCGATTTAGCTCAAGAAGTTTGGATTCGCGTGTATCGGAATATTAACCGATTACAAGAGCCTGCTAAATTTCGGGGCTGGTTAAGCCGCATTGCCACCAACTTGTTTTACGATGAGTTGCGGAAACGCAAGCGGGTTGTTAGTCCTTTGTCACTGGATGCTCCCCGCTCGGTAGAGGACGGCGAGATGGATTGGGAAATCGCCGGCGATACTCCCGGGCCTGAAGAAGAACTGACAACTAGAGAATTTTACGAGCAATTGCGGGAAGCGATCGCGGATTTACCAGAAGTTTTTCGTACTACCATTGTCCTGAGAGAAATCGAAGGCATGGCTTATGAAGAAATTGCTGAAATCACTGGGGTTTCTTTAG
Protein-coding sequences here:
- a CDS encoding sigma-70 family RNA polymerase sigma factor — encoded protein: MSQSITVSWSTVDAKCPEASVQVDKLPNHDLILRCQVGLRPDRVAFSELLRRYQSQVDRVLYHLAPDWADRADLAQEVWIRVYRNINRLQEPAKFRGWLSRIATNLFYDELRKRKRVVSPLSLDAPRSVEDGEMDWEIAGDTPGPEEELTTREFYEQLREAIADLPEVFRTTIVLREIEGMAYEEIAEITGVSLGTVKSRIARARSRLQAHLQNYLDS
- a CDS encoding L,D-transpeptidase; this translates as MVRNESVGRMVMLLCFGTAFLSLAVHWRITTAVRQSEKSASTSMRRDSTLTNPKGSRSEGVYKNLSQVSLGELALGASVPPSEVAQGSTVQRAVKPKSSAIKPGTKSKIIKKNVVKVADRRRIVRRTPTLRSSVIKPQTQPQIIKKNVVATTELPTQTKLVAQAERQNPVADSWPKGLWSQASAQQIPSDSVANATTQVVVDLSDRRTYVYAGDEVIASYPIAVGKKGWETPTGSFQVIHMRHYPIWRHPITGKVFQAGTDSPLGDRWIGFWSDGRNEIGFHGTPDIDLVGTAVSHGCLRMRNSDVRMLYEQVSIGTTVLVRN
- a CDS encoding pentapeptide repeat-containing protein; translation: MSTYLSQVWQLLRNYVRDISLQEMPKKTSVETEVVLPLEKSIKEPDKSVKFTQDNLQEDLWSQRLQESLEKWTILRSDLTSKIGDRISDTVPSDFCLRGGISVFHCRHRQMHEEIYDLLGNGALKPEIVNQIIQFIVANQKISPEILFWRLEDFYRRWCQGEFIDGTPDDNLPQKTRAKLAAQNIAIGLRQVDIYTGLNVLILLLELHRYAQGQDELKQKITFYPSAQPDTDNFFTSQLLRVINYSDALEIGNFSSIVGQFLKGGNFRSAYLGDANLTGADFSGADLSLAYLGDANLTGVNFIGANLSGANLGDANLSGANLSGANLSGADLSSTNLSGANLSCANLSRADLNRADLSSTNLSHADLSRADLNRADLSSTNLSHADLSNAILFGANLSEANLSSVNLNHADLCRADLSGADLSHAILNGTNLSDTILFSTNLSNAILIAADLSYAKLNGAKLNNARLNGAMFLGADLSGVDLSRVTLNEADLSGVILSEADLSGADLTDAILFGTDFSYANLNSANLSGSNLSGAILNGANLSNSNLNYAILGGADLSDANMEKMTWGKKQQWEGVRGLETAVNVPEALKEELGLN
- a CDS encoding M23 family metallopeptidase; the encoded protein is MIIDNSASSSNQKLLGFDIKSLTANRRSINVLKGIFAVLPIALALPVDALQVKVTPTNPKLGDTLSVEINLDNPENATNPTVANGNNTYPAFKIAPNQYRALVPTTPLEKSGTRTLRVAGEGQVQNLAVNVLNRQFPVQRITLPPGKAGVDATTYELKRVAAFKALQTPEKYWNGVFLKPNAGRMSTNYGVRRYYNGTFAKDYYHRGLDYAGAAGSAVIAPAPGRVALVGRVSQGFRIHGNVVGIDHGQGVTSIFMHLSRINVKEGDFVKAGQLIGAVGSTGAATGPHLHWGLYVNGQSVDPTPWRTKVVN
- a CDS encoding late competence development ComFB family protein; protein product: MSIEKIVEQALQDGYLTPAMEAEVGRICDNASELSIEEYMALDRLMGALLTGEVVAVPRKQFINVMEELVLTEAIARVAEIEATSESSLDVGDIAAYALNRLPPLYATTEEGASFQRQTALAQLQDLISQQVSEAINRYLDRPNFFPERQALGKNTGNEVVRQVSALLQTYAPNFEQKL